One Plasmodium berghei ANKA genome assembly, chromosome: 13 genomic region harbors:
- a CDS encoding ethanolamine-phosphate cytidylyltransferase gives MSNEFLVDTIYNHEYLKKVLGLIKSIKKNNKFDYIEKIYEQFNIEENEEIYNKFFNELENINNNGNINSNNRRRNGNYINKYASNYNNVNCCNNNNHHCSGNPSIIPEYDKDANSYLSNNSEEINEFDIDSYDSSFEKKAKEKRIYVDGIFDLSHSGHFNAMRQAKKLGDVVVVGINSDEDALNSKGVTPIYTQEERGALIAGCKWVDEVIIGTKYNVDMELLKKYNCDYAAHGSDIAYDRNGVCCYEDVQKNNRLKVFERSYGISTTIIVNHLLQIVSNANRIGSSHIHNLKNNTLLDVKDEEKNKNCDANSMGSLENIVDNINSTEDKTNLKNGKNDSNDIDNNNIKMVKGDKKKNSDMSSNIKSLMNKNKGYIAASQIYLFMEKHEKKKHHKVVYVDGSFDMFHLGHLKIIENAKKLGDYLLVGIYSDETVRKLKGNHFPITSVLERTLTVLAMKGVDDVVICAPWVITEGFIKRFQIDTVVRGSISDYNYSSFGADPYTIPKKLNIFKEIPSASDMTTFEIINRIEKNKQYLLSIISARKKKEENIWKNNSYTLK, from the exons atgtcgAATGAATTTTTAGTTGATACAATTTATAATCAtgaatatttgaaaaaggTTTTAGGCttaataaaaagtataaagaaaaataataagtttgattatattgaaaaaatatatgagcAATTTAATATAGAGGAGAAcgaagaaatatataataaatttttcaatGAATTggaaaacataaataataatggaaatataaatagtaataatagaCGACGTAACggaaattatataaataaatatgcctctaattataataatgtaaaCTGTtgtaacaataataatcatCATTGCTCTGGAAATCCTTCGATTATTCCTGAATATGATAAGGATGCTAATAGCtatttatcaaataattcTGAGGAAATTAATGAATTTGATATAGACTCATATGATTCatcatttgaaaaaaaagccaaggaaaaaagaatatatgtGGATGGTATTTTTGACCTATCTCATTCAGGCCATTTCAATGCTATGCGACAAGCCAAAAAATTAGGAGATGTCGTTGTCGTTGGAATTAATTCAGATGAAGATGCTTTAAATTCAAAAGGAGTTACTCCAATATATACACAAGAAGAAAGAGGGGCATTAATAGCGGGTTGTAAATGGGTTGATGAAGTTATTATAggaacaaaatataatgtagATATGGagttattaaaaaaatataattgtgATTATGCAGCTCATGGTAGTGATATTGCGTATGATCGTAATGGAGTATGCTGCTATGAAGATgtgcaaaaaaataatcgaTTAAAAGTATTTGAAAGGAGTTATGGAATATCGACTACAATTATTGTAAATCATTTGTTACAAATCGTTAGTAATGCTAATAGAATTGGCTCATCTCATATACATaatctaaaaaataatacccTATTAGATGTAAAggatgaagaaaaaaataaaaattgtgatGCAAATAGTATGGGTAGCCTTGAAAATATCgttgataatataaattctACAGAagataaaacaaatttaaaaaatggaaaaaatgattCAAACGACATagataacaataatatcaAAATGGTAAAAGgtgacaaaaaaaaaaacagtgATATGTcatcaaatataaaaagcttaatgaataaaaataaaggcTATATAGCAGCttcacaaatatatttatttatggaaaaacatgaaaaaaaaaaacatcaTAAAGTTGTATATGTAGATGGATCATTTGATATGTTCCATTTAGggcatttaaaaattatagaaaatgCTAAAAAATTAGGAGATTATTTATTAGTAGGAATATATTCAGATGAAACTGTTAGAAAACTCAAAGGAAATCATTTTCCAATTACATCTGTATTAGAAAGGACCTTAACGGTTTTAGCTATGAAAGGTGTCGACGATGTAGTTATTTGCGCACCATGGGTCATAACAGAAGGTTTTATTAAACGCTTTCAAATTGACACAGTTGTTAGAGGTTCTATATCAGATTATAATTATTCGAGTTTTGGTGCTGACCCATATACTATACCTaagaaattaaatatatttaaggAAATTCCATCAGCATCG GATATGACTACCtttgaaataattaatagaattgaaaaaaacaaacaatATTTGTTGAGCATCATCTCAGCAAG aaaaaagaaagaagaaaacatttggaaaaataattcgtatactttaaaataa
- a CDS encoding leucine-rich repeat protein, whose product MEYVLNDDEIKKVVQKNDAYYSLIELNDVLYLNNKLYKKIECLQNLSNLKALYLNNNALERICGLDSCVNLVALYLNSNRISKIENLSSLKKLRILNLEDNYINVIENLENLCYLEDLNLSSNCLGDKGCCMLSLLENNKCLNILNLSNNKIEEDILDNLCNLKSLNILYIMNNPGLSKYKNYRKLFLHTLKNLTFLDYKPITNEERRCVKAFFAYGTKGEQDELKKIKLEQKMEHEHSIEYFRKYLMNKQDGEQ is encoded by the exons atggaatatgtattaaatgatgatgaaattaaaaaggtAGTACAAAAGAATGACGCATACTACTCTCTTATCGAATTAAACGACGTactatatttaaataataagttatataaaaaaatagaatgCCTTCAAAACTTGAGCAATTTAAAAGCATTATATCTAAATAACAATG caTTAGAAAGGATTTGTGGATTAGACAGCTGTGTAAACCTAGTTGCTCT TTATTTAAACTCCAACAGAATCtcaaaaattgaaaatttgAGTtcgttaaaaaaattacgaatattaaatttagaggataattatattaatgtGATAGAGAATTTAG AAAATTTGTGTTATCTTGAAGACCTAAACTTGAGTAGCAATTGCTTAGGCGATAAGGGATGCTGTATGTTATCActtttagaaaataataaatgtctcaatattttaaatcttagtaataataaaattgaagaGGATATTTTGGATAATCTTTGCAACCTGAAAAGCctaaacattttatatataatgaataaCCCAGGA ttatcaaaatataaaaattaccgaaaattatttttgcaCACATTGAAAAACTTAACATTTCTGGATTATAAGCCAATTACAAATGAAGAGAGAAG gTGTGTTAAAGCCTTTTTTGCGTATGGAACGAAAGGAGAGCAagatgaattaaaaaagataaagcTAGAACAGAAAATGGAGCATGAGCATTCAATTGAAT ATTTcagaaaatatttgatGAATAAACAAGATGGAGAACAGTGA